Proteins encoded within one genomic window of Hahella chejuensis KCTC 2396:
- the iolG gene encoding inositol 2-dehydrogenase codes for MIRISLLGAGRIGVIHALNAKANLNVDLRYIADPREEAARDLAEKVGAKVVDVNAAINADDVDAVIIATSTNTHAELSHAALNAGKAVFCEKPIDLDINSASGVAEHVQQSGLPYFVAFNRRFDPSFAALQRGLSDLGKLEQLVITSRDPSPPPVEYIKVSGGLFRDMTIHDFDMALWLLNEPLRDVHAIGSCQVDPAIGQAGDIDTATITLTTVSGAQCVILNSRRAAYGYDQRVEAFGARGMLQAHNIKPTQLHRFGAEGENSDRLEDFFLQRYAAAYQAEMAAFVQALVTQSPMPVSVQDGVNALKLANAAYASLEQGKPVGF; via the coding sequence CCGCATTGGCGTCATCCACGCGTTGAACGCCAAGGCGAACCTGAATGTGGACCTTCGTTATATCGCCGATCCCCGGGAAGAGGCGGCGCGGGATCTGGCGGAGAAAGTCGGCGCGAAGGTGGTGGATGTCAACGCCGCCATCAACGCGGACGATGTGGATGCTGTGATCATCGCCACCTCCACCAACACCCACGCGGAACTCAGTCACGCTGCTCTCAACGCAGGCAAAGCGGTGTTTTGCGAAAAGCCCATTGATCTGGACATCAACAGCGCCAGCGGCGTTGCGGAGCACGTACAGCAAAGCGGCCTGCCCTACTTCGTGGCGTTTAACCGTCGCTTCGACCCGTCTTTCGCCGCCTTGCAGCGCGGCCTCAGCGACCTGGGCAAGCTGGAGCAACTGGTGATCACCAGCCGCGACCCTTCGCCGCCGCCGGTGGAGTACATCAAAGTGTCCGGCGGTCTGTTCCGGGACATGACTATCCATGATTTTGACATGGCGTTATGGCTGCTAAACGAGCCGCTGCGGGACGTGCACGCCATCGGCAGTTGCCAGGTTGATCCGGCGATCGGTCAGGCCGGCGATATCGATACCGCCACCATTACCCTGACCACCGTGAGCGGCGCCCAGTGCGTGATTCTCAACAGCCGCCGCGCCGCCTATGGTTACGACCAGCGCGTGGAGGCCTTCGGCGCCAGAGGCATGTTGCAGGCGCACAATATCAAGCCTACCCAATTGCACCGCTTCGGCGCGGAAGGAGAAAACAGCGACAGGCTGGAAGACTTCTTCCTGCAACGTTACGCCGCCGCCTATCAGGCGGAAATGGCCGCTTTCGTGCAGGCGCTGGTGACTCAGTCACCCATGCCCGTCAGCGTGCAGGACGGCGTCAACGCCTTGAAACTGGCGAACGCCGCCTACGCGTCTTTGGAGCAAGGCAAGCCCGTCGGTTTTTAA